From the genome of Bactrocera oleae isolate idBacOlea1 chromosome 2, idBacOlea1, whole genome shotgun sequence, one region includes:
- the LOC106625263 gene encoding uncharacterized protein, translating to MGTTSPTGTVGAGRSIVATQPTAGAGGLPSPPSSLASTAIATGKPVPGSTLRCLDDPIFDVDIGHLGGGGGGVGGVSAGGGGNTSSSSTSTTTAVTARTTANDVLEKARDRFDRFWGGSKEEHV from the coding sequence ATGGGCACCACAAGTCCAACCGGTACCGTTGGTGCTGGACGCTCAATTGTCGCCACGCAGCCAACCGCTGGCGCTGGTGGTCTGCCATCACCTCCATCATCGCTGGCgtcaacagcaatagcaaccGGTAAGCCAGTGCCTGGCTCAACATTGCGCTGCCTCGATGACCCCATCTTCGATGTGGACATTGGCCATTTGGGTGGTGGAGGTGGTGGTGTTGGTGGTGTCAGCGCTGGTGGCGGTGGCAACACTTCGTCATCGTCCACGTCGACCACCACGGCGGTGACAGCACGCACCACAGCGAACGATGTGCTAGAAAAGGCTCGTGACCGTTTCGATCGCTTCTGGGGCGGCAGCAAGGAGGAGCATGTTTAA